Proteins encoded within one genomic window of Mesobacillus subterraneus:
- a CDS encoding S1 domain-containing RNA-binding protein, producing the protein MSIEVGSKLQGKVTGITNFGAFVELPGGSTGLVHISEVADNYVKDINDHLKVGDQVEVKVINVEKDGKIGLSIKKAVDRPERPARPERSESRPYSQRPPRGGGRGHDNRNARPENFESKMAKFLKDSEDRLSTLKRATESKRGGRGARRG; encoded by the coding sequence ATGTCAATCGAAGTAGGCAGCAAGCTACAGGGAAAGGTAACAGGTATTACAAATTTCGGGGCGTTTGTGGAACTGCCGGGAGGCTCAACTGGACTGGTCCATATCAGTGAGGTTGCAGACAACTATGTAAAAGACATTAATGACCACCTCAAAGTGGGCGACCAGGTTGAAGTAAAGGTTATCAATGTTGAAAAAGACGGTAAAATCGGTTTATCTATCAAGAAGGCTGTTGATAGACCAGAACGACCTGCAAGACCAGAAAGATCTGAATCAAGACCTTACTCTCAACGTCCACCACGTGGCGGCGGAAGAGGACACGACAACCGCAATGCCCGTCCGGAAAATTTCGAATCAAAAATGGCGAAATTCTTGAAGGACAGTGAAGACCGCTTATCCACTCTAAAACGTGCTACCGAATCTAAGCGCGGCGGAAGAGGAGCTAGAAGAGGGTAA
- a CDS encoding FtsB family cell division protein: MGVIRKKNIARIENQYVQQREKAGIAESRKRKLLFRRLAVFALFASVISYLMISTYISQSATLEKKQADKEQFEQKLASLHKKQEILDEEIVKLNDDEYIAKLARKEYFLSEKNEIIFNLPKEKKDSQDSPY, translated from the coding sequence ATGGGTGTCATCAGGAAAAAGAACATAGCCAGGATTGAAAATCAATATGTACAGCAGCGTGAAAAAGCAGGGATTGCGGAATCTAGAAAGCGAAAACTGCTTTTCAGGCGCCTCGCAGTCTTTGCTCTCTTCGCATCGGTCATCTCTTATTTGATGATCTCAACGTACATCTCCCAGTCTGCCACGCTCGAAAAGAAGCAGGCGGATAAGGAACAGTTTGAACAAAAGTTAGCAAGCCTTCATAAGAAGCAGGAGATTCTGGATGAGGAAATCGTCAAATTAAACGATGATGAGTACATAGCAAAGCTTGCCCGCAAGGAGTATTTCCTGTCCGAAAAGAATGAAATCATCTTCAACCTTCCCAAAGAGAAAAAGGACTCCCAAGATTCGCCTTATTGA
- a CDS encoding putative polysaccharide biosynthesis protein has product MKPVADSNELMKGAMILTMAALITKILSAVYRVPFQNIVGDIGFYIYQQVYPFLGIVMVLSTYGFPVVISKLYTEQQAAGDTGRADRLLAISLVFLSMVGLLFFLFFYFGSGWIAEKIGDPDLKPLFKVVSVPFLIFPFTSVFRGYFQGKGNMVPTAISQVSEQFIRVATILILSAVLVQQGFSLYITGAGAVFGSITGGVIAVFILGSFYLKNGGTNPFTRFYVRDMIKDTAWVVKALVIQGFAISISGMLLILLQLADSLNMYASLLETGLTAEEAKSAKGIFDRGQPLIQLGTVVATSMSLSLVPAISGDKSSNRREKVIPKVRLALQTSLIFGAAAAVGLYSIIVPANIMLFENANGSDVLGVLSLMILFGSVILTIMSILQGLDKSIFPAAVVLSGFGFKYLLNLLLIPIAGTMGAAIATLGAMLVVMFILIYKLRRELGQPVLSLVFIAKILFSSAVMAVALRLFLLITDFGFGYIEPDRLGAGFQALSSVAIGSLIYLFILIKTRALTEGELVTLPFGSRIVQLFFK; this is encoded by the coding sequence ATGAAGCCCGTTGCAGATTCAAATGAATTGATGAAGGGAGCCATGATCCTGACGATGGCAGCCCTCATTACAAAAATCTTGAGCGCAGTTTACCGTGTCCCGTTTCAAAATATCGTCGGGGACATTGGCTTTTATATTTATCAGCAGGTTTATCCCTTTTTAGGGATAGTCATGGTTTTATCTACATATGGATTTCCAGTTGTAATATCCAAGCTTTATACAGAGCAGCAGGCTGCAGGTGATACTGGCAGGGCGGATCGGCTCTTGGCTATTTCACTAGTTTTCCTCAGCATGGTTGGGCTGCTGTTCTTTTTGTTTTTCTATTTTGGTTCGGGATGGATTGCCGAAAAAATCGGTGACCCTGACCTCAAGCCTTTATTCAAGGTCGTTTCCGTGCCATTTCTGATCTTCCCGTTCACCTCTGTGTTCAGGGGGTACTTCCAGGGAAAAGGAAACATGGTTCCGACTGCGATCTCCCAGGTTTCTGAACAATTCATCCGTGTTGCGACCATTCTGATCCTCTCAGCGGTTCTGGTACAACAAGGCTTTTCTCTTTATATCACTGGTGCCGGTGCTGTGTTTGGATCAATAACCGGTGGAGTCATTGCCGTTTTCATTCTCGGCTCTTTCTATCTCAAAAATGGAGGAACGAATCCCTTCACGCGCTTTTATGTTAGGGATATGATCAAGGACACAGCCTGGGTCGTAAAAGCACTGGTAATCCAGGGGTTTGCAATCAGCATTAGTGGGATGCTGTTAATATTGCTTCAGCTGGCAGATTCATTGAATATGTATGCCTCATTGCTGGAAACAGGACTGACGGCGGAGGAAGCAAAATCAGCAAAAGGGATTTTTGACCGGGGACAGCCGCTGATCCAGCTTGGGACAGTTGTCGCCACCTCGATGTCATTAAGCCTTGTACCGGCGATTTCTGGTGACAAATCAAGTAATCGGCGGGAAAAAGTCATTCCTAAAGTTAGGCTTGCGCTTCAGACAAGCCTAATATTTGGCGCTGCGGCGGCTGTTGGCTTATATAGCATCATCGTTCCAGCAAATATCATGCTGTTTGAAAATGCAAATGGATCGGATGTTCTTGGAGTGCTCAGCCTGATGATATTATTTGGCTCTGTCATCCTGACGATCATGAGCATTTTACAGGGTCTTGATAAGTCCATTTTTCCAGCTGCCGTCGTTCTTTCCGGGTTTGGATTTAAATACCTATTAAATCTTTTGCTCATCCCTATTGCTGGAACGATGGGGGCAGCTATTGCCACGTTGGGTGCGATGCTGGTTGTCATGTTTATCCTGATTTACAAACTAAGGCGTGAGCTGGGGCAGCCTGTTCTATCGCTTGTTTTTATAGCGAAAATATTGTTTTCCTCGGCAGTGATGGCTGTCGCACTGCGATTATTTTTACTTATAACGGATTTCGGATTTGGATATATTGAACCAGACAGGCTCGGAGCTGGATTTCAGGCATTGAGCTCAGTAGCAATTGGATCACTTATTTATCTTTTTATTTTGATAAAAACCAGAGCCTTGACTGAAGGTGAACTAGTAACTTTGCCGTTTGGCAGCAGAATTGTCCAGTTGTTCTTTAAATAG
- a CDS encoding anti-sigma-F factor Fin family protein: MAIHYHCRHCGTNIGSLDSLSVHSESLGLHKLTGEERQEMVSYTGNGDINIKSICEDCQEALERNPDFHQHDYLIH; encoded by the coding sequence ATGGCTATACACTATCATTGCCGTCATTGCGGCACGAATATCGGCTCACTGGACAGTTTGTCTGTCCACAGTGAAAGTTTAGGGCTGCATAAGCTGACAGGGGAAGAGCGCCAGGAGATGGTTTCTTATACAGGAAATGGTGACATCAATATAAAATCGATCTGTGAAGACTGTCAAGAAGCCCTGGAACGCAACCCAGACTTCCATCAGCATGACTACCTAATTCACTGA
- the spoVT gene encoding stage V sporulation protein T: protein MKATGIVRRIDDLGRVVIPKEIRRTLRIREGDPLEIFVDRDGEVILKKYSPISELSDFAKEYAEALYDSLGNPVLICDRDTYIALAGGSKKDYLNKNISELVEKTMEDRTSSLVNQQTNISLVEGNEEPASAYTIGPIIANGDPIGAVIIFSKEGSLGDVEQKAVETAAGFLARQMEQ from the coding sequence ATGAAAGCAACTGGTATTGTTCGTCGTATCGATGATTTAGGTCGTGTCGTCATTCCTAAAGAAATAAGAAGAACACTTCGTATTCGTGAAGGTGATCCACTCGAAATCTTTGTGGACCGTGATGGTGAAGTCATTTTAAAGAAGTATTCACCAATCAGTGAGCTGAGCGATTTTGCAAAGGAATATGCAGAAGCACTGTATGATAGCTTAGGCAACCCGGTATTGATTTGCGATAGAGATACTTATATCGCATTGGCTGGAGGTTCAAAGAAGGACTATCTGAACAAAAACATCAGTGAACTCGTTGAAAAGACGATGGAAGACCGTACTTCCTCCCTTGTGAACCAGCAGACGAATATTTCGCTTGTTGAAGGAAATGAAGAGCCTGCTTCTGCTTATACAATTGGGCCGATCATTGCAAACGGAGATCCAATCGGGGCAGTCATTATCTTCTCTAAAGAAGGATCATTGGGCGACGTGGAACAAAAAGCTGTTGAAACAGCAGCAGGCTTCCTGGCAAGACAGATGGAGCAATAA
- a CDS encoding RNA-binding S4 domain-containing protein, which yields MRLDKFLKVSRLIKRRTLAKEVSDQGRISINGVPAKASSNVKAGDELAIRLGQKVVSVKIERIQENSRKEEAAEMYTILGEERIPGDDEE from the coding sequence ATGAGGTTGGATAAATTCTTAAAAGTATCAAGATTAATTAAAAGAAGAACATTGGCGAAGGAAGTATCTGACCAAGGCAGAATTTCTATCAACGGTGTGCCGGCGAAAGCGAGTTCGAATGTTAAAGCAGGAGATGAGTTGGCGATTCGTCTTGGACAAAAGGTTGTTTCTGTAAAAATTGAACGCATCCAGGAAAATTCACGCAAGGAAGAGGCTGCTGAAATGTATACCATCCTCGGCGAAGAGCGGATCCCTGGGGATGACGAAGAGTAA
- the mazG gene encoding nucleoside triphosphate pyrophosphohydrolase — MTNKILIIGLGAGDLDQLPLGVYKKLKQEKNLYLRTKEHPVVAELEKEGLQFESFDDVYEKHDQFSDVYEEITEILLAEAEKASVTYAVPGHPLIAERTVQLLLERGPKRDTEIEIGGGQSFLDAMFQALAIDPIEGFQLLDGTALSKEDLLLKSHTIIGQVYDAFVASDVKLTLMEKLPDDYEVYIVTAAGSSEEVIKKVPLYELDREMELSNLTSVYVPPVENEQILYKDFLKLRGIISELRGPNGCPWDKKQTHQSLKKYLIEESYELLEAIDNDDIDHMIEELGDVLLQVMLHAQIGEDEGYFTIDDVIEGLSAKMVRRHPHVFGDKTAENEAEVLKNWQEIKEQEKGGAVKSMLEGAGKGLPNLLKAYELQKEAAKVGFDWKTADSILDKVKEEIDELSEEISANGIQEDIQLEYGDLLFALVNFARHYDINPEEALNKANRKFMRRFAYIEQKAAENGRSVDEYTLDELDAFWEEAKTQGL, encoded by the coding sequence ATGACAAACAAGATATTGATCATTGGACTGGGGGCGGGTGACCTTGACCAGCTTCCGCTTGGTGTATATAAAAAATTGAAGCAGGAAAAAAACCTGTACTTGCGGACAAAAGAGCATCCAGTCGTCGCAGAGCTTGAAAAGGAAGGATTACAGTTTGAATCCTTCGATGATGTATATGAAAAACATGATCAGTTTTCGGATGTATATGAAGAAATAACAGAGATTTTGCTTGCAGAAGCTGAAAAAGCCTCTGTAACCTATGCGGTCCCCGGACATCCTTTGATTGCAGAGCGGACCGTGCAGCTCCTGCTCGAACGAGGCCCGAAGCGGGATACGGAAATTGAAATCGGCGGCGGACAGAGTTTCCTTGACGCCATGTTCCAGGCCCTGGCGATTGACCCGATTGAAGGTTTTCAACTGCTTGACGGCACCGCGCTGTCAAAAGAAGATTTACTGCTAAAGAGCCACACAATTATCGGGCAGGTGTATGACGCATTCGTTGCATCTGACGTCAAGCTGACGCTTATGGAAAAATTGCCGGATGATTATGAGGTATACATCGTGACAGCTGCCGGAAGCAGTGAGGAAGTTATTAAAAAAGTTCCATTATATGAACTCGACAGGGAGATGGAACTTAGTAATTTGACATCTGTTTATGTTCCTCCTGTTGAAAATGAGCAAATTTTATACAAGGATTTTTTGAAGCTGCGTGGAATTATATCAGAATTGCGCGGTCCGAATGGCTGTCCTTGGGATAAGAAACAAACTCATCAGTCGCTCAAGAAATACTTGATTGAAGAATCGTATGAACTGCTTGAGGCGATTGATAACGATGATATCGATCATATGATTGAAGAGTTGGGGGATGTGCTGCTTCAAGTCATGCTGCATGCGCAGATTGGTGAGGATGAGGGCTATTTTACCATCGATGATGTCATTGAAGGTCTATCTGCAAAAATGGTCCGCAGGCATCCTCATGTGTTCGGGGACAAGACAGCTGAAAATGAAGCTGAGGTTTTGAAAAACTGGCAGGAGATTAAGGAGCAGGAAAAGGGCGGTGCTGTAAAATCAATGCTGGAGGGAGCCGGCAAAGGGCTTCCGAATCTGCTTAAAGCCTATGAGTTGCAAAAGGAAGCTGCTAAAGTAGGTTTCGACTGGAAGACGGCGGACTCGATTCTTGATAAGGTAAAGGAAGAAATCGACGAGCTTTCCGAAGAAATCTCCGCAAATGGCATCCAGGAAGATATCCAGTTGGAATACGGGGACCTATTGTTCGCGCTCGTCAACTTCGCAAGGCATTATGACATCAATCCTGAAGAGGCTCTGAACAAAGCCAACCGGAAGTTCATGCGCCGCTTTGCCTATATCGAGCAAAAAGCAGCAGAGAATGGACGAAGTGTTGATGAGTACACATTGGATGAATTGGATGCTTTCTGGGAGGAAGCAAAAACACAAGGGTTATAG
- a CDS encoding vWA domain-containing protein: MKTGTIRQILLITDGCSNQGEDPIAMAALAKEQGITVNVIGVMEQDVIDEQGMTEIEGIAMSGGGVSQIVYSQQLSQTVQMVTRKAMTQTLQGVVNKELQQILGGGRTVEDLPPEQRGEVMEVVDELGETVELDVLILVDTSASMKHKLPTVKEALLDLSLSLNARSGDNRFAVFVFPGKRNDVEKLLDWTPKLESLTSIFAKLTTGGITPTGPALREALSHFNKKRSLRSLLSGDDESFFEESV; this comes from the coding sequence ATGAAAACAGGTACAATCAGGCAAATATTACTCATAACAGATGGCTGCTCTAACCAGGGTGAAGATCCGATTGCGATGGCTGCACTGGCTAAGGAGCAGGGGATTACAGTCAATGTCATTGGTGTGATGGAACAGGATGTTATAGATGAACAGGGCATGACAGAAATTGAAGGGATTGCCATGTCAGGCGGAGGAGTCAGCCAGATTGTCTACTCTCAGCAGCTTTCCCAGACAGTCCAGATGGTCACAAGGAAGGCGATGACCCAGACTCTTCAGGGAGTAGTGAATAAAGAACTTCAGCAAATCCTAGGCGGCGGCCGGACAGTGGAAGATCTTCCGCCGGAGCAGAGAGGCGAAGTAATGGAGGTCGTGGACGAGCTCGGAGAAACGGTAGAGCTGGATGTGTTGATTCTTGTCGATACAAGCGCAAGCATGAAGCACAAGCTTCCTACAGTAAAGGAGGCCTTGCTGGACTTGAGTTTAAGCCTGAATGCAAGGTCAGGGGATAATCGTTTTGCCGTATTTGTATTTCCCGGGAAAAGAAATGATGTCGAAAAATTGCTGGATTGGACCCCGAAACTTGAGTCGCTCACAAGCATTTTCGCCAAGCTGACGACCGGAGGAATTACGCCAACAGGTCCTGCCCTTCGCGAAGCACTTTCTCACTTCAATAAAAAACGATCTTTAAGGAGCCTATTATCCGGTGATGATGAATCCTTCTTTGAAGAATCTGTGTAA
- the spoIIE gene encoding stage II sporulation protein E: protein MQKVERNMMEPIGEVHLEESRFRFAKGMSKLQSKIENLFLKKGYIFLIIGFLLGRALILAQLTPFSLPFFAAVYLIRKDRAPIALFGLVAGAATLSFTDAIFTFGSVFLFLMLYKLTKKWIQNSMKVLPFYIFFTILIGKMLKVLILSGNITLYEGMMTAVEAGLGLVLTFIFMQSIPLMTASKRKQSLKTEEIVCLIIMLASVMTGTIGWTIYDLSVEHVMSRYLVLVFSFVAGATVGSTVGVVTGLIFSLANVSSFYHMSLLAFAGLLGGLLKEGRKPGVALGLLIATLLIGMYGEGGGALGQTLTESAAAVLLFFLTPQSLTSKIAKHIPGTPEYSAEQQQYMRKMRDVTAQRVVQFSNVFEALSKSFSTLQVQDETVETDRDMDYFLSNVTEKTCQTCFKKDHCWTRNFNTTYDYMSEIMQEMDQNSGAVPQKLTREWDKHCTRSKKVMEIMQQQLTYYQANKKLKKQVQESRRLVADQLLGVSEVMGDFAKEIQRERENHSKQEEQILEALQEFGIHIEHVEIYSLEQGNVDIDMTIPYCQGHGECEKLIAPMLSDILKENIVVNSEECSTFPNGFCHVTFRSAKAYAVSTGVAHAAKDGDLISGDSYSTIELSGGKYAIAISDGMGNGVRAHSESRDTLLLLQQILQSGIEEKVAIKSVNSILSLRTTDEIFSTLDLVMIDLQNASARFLKIGSTPSFIKRGGKVMKVQASNLPMGILQEFEVDVVGEQLKAGDLLVMMSDGVFEGPKHVENYDLWMKRKINELQTEDPQAIADLIMEEVIRSRDGSIEDDMTVVVAKIDHNIPKWASIPATNYQKRA from the coding sequence ATGCAAAAGGTAGAAAGGAACATGATGGAACCGATCGGTGAAGTTCATCTCGAGGAATCACGATTCAGGTTTGCTAAAGGCATGTCGAAGCTGCAATCCAAAATTGAGAACCTTTTCCTAAAAAAAGGCTATATCTTTCTGATCATTGGATTCTTGCTTGGCCGTGCCTTGATCCTGGCTCAGTTGACCCCTTTTAGCCTTCCATTTTTTGCAGCCGTGTATCTTATCCGGAAAGACCGCGCCCCTATCGCGCTGTTTGGGTTGGTTGCCGGGGCTGCGACATTGTCATTTACTGACGCCATCTTTACGTTTGGATCTGTATTCTTATTTTTAATGTTATACAAGCTGACGAAAAAATGGATTCAGAACTCTATGAAAGTCCTGCCGTTTTATATATTTTTTACTATTTTAATAGGCAAAATGTTGAAAGTTCTAATTTTGTCTGGAAATATCACTTTGTATGAAGGAATGATGACGGCAGTCGAAGCGGGTCTTGGTCTTGTGTTGACTTTCATTTTCATGCAAAGCATTCCGTTGATGACAGCCAGCAAACGCAAGCAGTCTTTGAAAACGGAGGAAATCGTCTGTTTGATCATCATGCTAGCTTCAGTGATGACGGGAACCATTGGTTGGACAATCTATGATTTGTCGGTAGAGCACGTAATGTCACGGTACCTTGTCCTCGTATTTTCATTTGTCGCCGGTGCCACAGTGGGTTCCACAGTCGGTGTTGTAACAGGGTTGATTTTCAGTCTCGCGAACGTTTCGAGTTTTTACCATATGAGCCTGCTGGCCTTCGCTGGTTTGCTTGGCGGCTTGCTAAAAGAGGGAAGGAAACCAGGGGTAGCACTTGGATTGTTAATTGCCACGCTGTTAATTGGTATGTATGGTGAAGGCGGAGGTGCGCTCGGCCAGACGCTGACTGAATCAGCGGCTGCAGTCTTGCTATTCTTTCTTACTCCTCAATCACTTACGTCAAAAATCGCTAAACATATTCCAGGTACACCTGAGTATTCAGCCGAGCAGCAGCAATATATGAGAAAAATGAGAGATGTGACAGCACAGCGTGTCGTCCAGTTCTCAAATGTATTTGAAGCATTGTCGAAAAGCTTTTCGACTTTGCAGGTCCAGGATGAAACGGTTGAAACGGATCGCGATATGGATTATTTCTTAAGCAATGTAACAGAGAAAACGTGCCAAACATGCTTTAAAAAAGACCATTGCTGGACAAGGAACTTTAATACAACCTATGACTATATGAGTGAGATTATGCAGGAGATGGATCAAAATTCCGGTGCCGTGCCGCAAAAACTTACCCGCGAATGGGACAAACATTGCACAAGATCTAAAAAGGTCATGGAAATCATGCAGCAGCAGCTGACCTATTATCAAGCGAACAAGAAACTAAAGAAACAGGTTCAGGAAAGCAGGCGTCTTGTGGCTGACCAATTGCTCGGTGTTTCGGAGGTAATGGGAGATTTCGCAAAAGAAATCCAGCGCGAACGCGAAAACCACTCGAAACAAGAAGAACAAATACTCGAAGCCCTTCAGGAGTTTGGCATCCATATCGAGCATGTGGAGATCTATAGTCTTGAACAGGGGAATGTGGATATTGACATGACGATTCCGTATTGCCAGGGACATGGTGAATGTGAAAAGTTAATCGCACCAATGCTTTCCGATATCCTGAAAGAAAACATCGTTGTCAATTCCGAAGAATGTTCGACATTCCCGAATGGTTTTTGCCATGTGACATTCCGGTCTGCTAAAGCCTATGCAGTGTCTACAGGAGTGGCACATGCGGCTAAGGATGGGGACCTTATTTCAGGAGACAGTTATTCTACTATTGAGCTGAGCGGCGGAAAGTACGCAATTGCCATCAGTGACGGAATGGGCAATGGTGTAAGGGCTCATTCCGAAAGCAGGGATACGTTATTGCTGCTGCAGCAAATCCTGCAATCCGGAATCGAGGAAAAAGTAGCCATCAAGTCGGTGAACTCGATTCTTTCGTTAAGGACAACCGATGAAATTTTCTCCACCCTCGATTTAGTCATGATCGACCTGCAAAACGCGTCTGCACGTTTCTTGAAAATCGGTTCGACGCCAAGCTTCATCAAACGTGGCGGAAAAGTAATGAAGGTGCAGGCGAGCAACTTGCCGATGGGAATATTGCAGGAATTCGAAGTAGATGTTGTCGGCGAACAACTGAAAGCAGGGGACCTGCTGGTAATGATGAGCGATGGCGTATTCGAAGGCCCTAAGCATGTCGAAAACTATGATTTATGGATGAAACGAAAAATCAATGAACTTCAAACAGAAGATCCGCAGGCAATCGCAGACTTGATCATGGAGGAAGTGATCCGTTCCCGCGATGGCTCCATTGAGGATGACATGACAGTGGTTGTCGCAAAAATCGATCACAATATCCCGAAATGGGCTTCGATTCCAGCGACCAATTATCAAAAGCGGGCTTAA
- the yabQ gene encoding spore cortex biosynthesis protein YabQ, which translates to MTLSTQFLTMLAMIWMGTLFGASLDTHNRFLKRSKRKSWIVFINDILFWVFQGLSIFYVLFSVNMGELRFYIFLALLCGFAAYQSLFKNMYLKVLERGHCHHDQRVCFYRESNQDACGKAAPVSCCHRLITAAFDGEGAFTL; encoded by the coding sequence ATGACGCTTTCGACTCAATTTTTGACCATGCTCGCCATGATATGGATGGGCACTCTATTCGGAGCTTCCCTAGATACACATAATCGATTTCTGAAAAGATCAAAACGAAAGTCGTGGATTGTCTTTATCAATGACATCTTATTTTGGGTGTTCCAAGGTCTGTCGATATTTTATGTCTTATTTTCAGTAAATATGGGAGAATTGCGTTTTTATATCTTCCTGGCATTGTTATGCGGATTTGCAGCGTACCAGAGTCTTTTTAAAAATATGTACCTTAAGGTGCTTGAGCGGGGCCATTGCCATCACGATCAACGTGTATGTTTTTATCGTGAAAGCAATCAGGATGCTTGTGGTAAGGCCGCTCCAGTTTCTTGCTGCCACCGCCTTATCACTGCTGCTTTTGACGGGGAAGGGGCCTTTACGCTCTAG
- the yabP gene encoding sporulation protein YabP yields the protein MSQYYETNQTKSNLPDHDLVMRGRRTLEITGVKQVESFDNEEFLLETVMGFLAIKGQNLQMKNLDVDKGIVSIKGKIFDLVYLDDQHGEKAKGFFSKLFR from the coding sequence ATGAGCCAATATTACGAAACGAATCAAACGAAGAGCAATTTGCCAGACCATGATTTAGTGATGAGAGGCAGAAGGACACTGGAAATCACAGGAGTAAAGCAGGTTGAAAGCTTCGATAATGAAGAATTCTTATTAGAAACTGTCATGGGATTCCTGGCGATCAAGGGCCAGAACCTCCAGATGAAGAATCTGGATGTCGACAAAGGAATCGTGTCGATCAAAGGGAAAATCTTTGACCTGGTCTATCTTGATGACCAGCATGGGGAGAAGGCTAAAGGCTTCTTTAGCAAGTTATTCCGATGA
- a CDS encoding protein kinase domain-containing protein, protein MMNPSLKNLCKVIPGTIIEGKWHHNRYTIIKELGFGANGIVYLARSNNTQVALKMSDNGMSITSEVNVLKSFAKVQGSALGPSLLDVDDWERPGKKVSFYAMEFIKGPDFLAFLQQKGPDWTSVMILQLLADLQLLHENGWVFGDLKPDNLIVTGPPARIRCIDVGGTTMQGRSIKEFTEFFDRGYWGLGSRKAEPGYDLFAVGMIMVNTAYPKRFTKRSGGINEILDKVKHSRELKVFEKVIYNALSGNYQSAMEMRSDLLQVHQPGSSSKKSTVQHKAVLQKQTQQNINPSTSRAKTCSAGRQTRKGYNKKKKKSSAIETVTIILIISLLYFFYIYSQIT, encoded by the coding sequence ATGATGAATCCTTCTTTGAAGAATCTGTGTAAGGTCATTCCTGGTACGATCATTGAAGGGAAATGGCACCACAATCGTTATACAATCATAAAAGAGCTTGGTTTTGGAGCGAACGGGATTGTTTATCTGGCAAGGTCCAATAATACACAAGTAGCATTGAAAATGAGTGACAATGGAATGTCAATCACTTCTGAGGTCAATGTGTTGAAGTCATTTGCCAAGGTCCAGGGATCTGCCCTAGGACCTTCTTTGCTAGATGTGGATGATTGGGAACGTCCCGGCAAAAAAGTAAGCTTTTATGCAATGGAATTCATTAAAGGACCAGATTTCCTTGCGTTTTTGCAGCAAAAAGGACCGGACTGGACAAGCGTGATGATCCTCCAGCTGCTTGCGGATTTGCAGCTGCTCCATGAAAATGGCTGGGTATTTGGAGATTTGAAGCCGGATAACTTGATTGTGACTGGCCCCCCGGCAAGGATACGATGCATAGATGTAGGCGGTACGACGATGCAAGGCAGGTCGATTAAAGAATTCACCGAATTCTTCGACCGCGGCTACTGGGGACTTGGCAGCAGGAAAGCAGAACCAGGATATGACTTGTTCGCTGTCGGTATGATCATGGTAAACACGGCCTATCCCAAAAGGTTTACGAAAAGATCAGGCGGAATAAACGAAATCCTGGATAAAGTAAAACATAGCCGGGAATTGAAGGTTTTTGAAAAGGTCATTTATAACGCGCTTTCAGGTAACTACCAATCAGCGATGGAGATGAGGTCTGATCTGCTGCAGGTCCATCAGCCAGGTTCATCATCGAAGAAAAGTACCGTACAGCATAAGGCAGTGCTGCAAAAGCAAACGCAGCAAAATATAAATCCAAGCACATCCAGGGCAAAAACATGTTCAGCTGGCCGACAAACAAGGAAGGGCTATAATAAGAAAAAGAAAAAATCGTCTGCCATTGAAACAGTCACCATCATTCTGATTATCTCTTTATTATATTTTTTCTATATTTATAGCCAGATTACCTGA